One Ricinus communis isolate WT05 ecotype wild-type chromosome 7, ASM1957865v1, whole genome shotgun sequence genomic region harbors:
- the LOC112536388 gene encoding chaperone protein dnaJ 20, chloroplastic-like, which yields MQTFLKLDPKIEKVVPFLRKIRSRQKGFHNKARTITCSYRIMQEKKTNFYEVLSLQSKNVGFDEIRKAYRSMALQFHPDVCRLSAKEESTKRFVELQKAYETLSDPVSRRLYDYELNLVASIGLGLEIRMEERKNSFPKEVWEMQLYGLSQRSHIRLQRKNKKYM from the coding sequence ATGCAGACTTTCTTAAAATTGGATCCCAAGATTGAAAAAGTGGTTCCATTCCTACGCAAGATAAGGTCAAGGCAAAAGGGTTTTCATAATAAAGCCAGAACAATTACTTGCAGTTATAGAATCATGCAAGAAAAGAAGACCAACTTCTATGAAGTTCTTTCTCTTCAATCCAAGAATGTAGGGTTTGATGAGATCAGGAAGGCTTATAGGAGCATGGCTCTACAGTTCCACCCTGACGTTTGTCGTctatcagcaaaagaagaatcGACGAAGCGATTCGTTGAGCTTCAGAAGGCTTACGAGACATTGTCTGATCCAGTTTCACGTAGACTGTATGATTATGAATTGAACTTGGTTGCTTCGATCGGGCTTGGTTTAGAAATAAGAAtggaggaaagaaaaaatagttttCCCAAGGAAGTTTGGGAAATGCAACTTTATGGATTGTCTCAACGATCTCATATCCGTTTACAAaggaagaataaaaaatatatgtaa